The following proteins are encoded in a genomic region of Geoalkalibacter sp.:
- a CDS encoding diacylglycerol/lipid kinase family protein, whose translation MELNNRHIIVIANPTAGRQGPQRIEQAVAALRRRGARVDLWYTSKRGDGQELCGTAIAQNPAALVAAGGDGTINEVINGLAGSSIPLGILPLGTANVFAQEIGLGNDMQKAIATIVEGRGERVHLGRAGERYFLLMAGVGFDAQVVYELDLGLKKMLGKLAYVLTGLKVLLASPSQQLEIIADGETLHGYGIIIGKARHYGGKFQATPLAGLHLPELDLCIFQRRGPLPLLRYATGIARGRHLELPDVLYRKAQQVSLR comes from the coding sequence ATGGAGCTGAACAACCGTCACATCATCGTCATCGCCAACCCCACCGCCGGTCGCCAGGGACCACAGCGCATCGAGCAGGCCGTGGCGGCCCTGCGCCGACGCGGAGCGCGGGTTGATCTCTGGTACACCAGCAAACGCGGCGACGGACAGGAGCTGTGCGGCACGGCCATCGCGCAAAACCCAGCCGCCCTGGTGGCGGCCGGCGGCGACGGCACCATCAACGAAGTGATCAACGGCCTGGCGGGAAGCAGCATCCCCCTGGGCATTCTGCCCCTCGGCACGGCCAATGTCTTTGCCCAGGAAATCGGCCTGGGCAACGATATGCAAAAAGCCATCGCCACGATTGTCGAGGGACGCGGCGAACGGGTCCATCTGGGCCGCGCCGGCGAGCGCTATTTCCTGCTCATGGCGGGGGTGGGCTTCGACGCCCAGGTGGTCTACGAACTCGATCTCGGGCTCAAGAAGATGCTCGGCAAGCTGGCTTACGTCCTCACCGGCCTCAAGGTGCTGCTCGCTTCGCCCAGCCAGCAACTCGAGATCATCGCCGATGGAGAAACCCTGCATGGCTACGGAATCATCATCGGCAAGGCCCGACATTACGGTGGAAAATTCCAGGCGACGCCCCTGGCCGGCCTGCATCTGCCCGAACTCGATCTGTGCATTTTCCAGCGCCGCGGCCCGCTGCCGCTTCTGCGCTATGCAACGGGCATCGCCCGCGGCCGCCACCTGGAGTTGCCCGACGTGCTCTACCGCAAAGCCCAACAGGTCAGCCTGCG
- a CDS encoding ferritin family protein: MPQEYKMQEALRMAILAKKNLMDFYREAAALTENQNGKKVLTRLADEVRDNAKKFYSYYKWDDLGSFEDLINSPPKADSVMLVELKKALDKNLHERRARELALKEEEDLEKTFRLAASHIIDPQVRAIFEEVARDTRNHYAIIESEYARTMAMVHETDIDTYVRE, translated from the coding sequence ATGCCACAGGAATACAAGATGCAGGAAGCCCTCAGGATGGCGATTCTGGCCAAGAAGAACCTCATGGACTTCTATCGCGAAGCCGCCGCCCTCACCGAAAACCAAAACGGCAAGAAAGTGCTGACCCGCCTCGCCGACGAGGTGCGGGACAATGCGAAAAAGTTCTACAGCTATTACAAATGGGACGACCTCGGCAGCTTTGAAGACCTGATCAATTCGCCGCCCAAGGCCGACTCGGTGATGCTGGTCGAGTTGAAGAAAGCTCTCGACAAGAACCTGCACGAACGCCGCGCCCGTGAGCTGGCCCTCAAGGAGGAGGAAGATCTGGAAAAAACCTTCCGCCTCGCCGCTTCGCACATCATCGATCCCCAGGTGCGCGCCATTTTCGAGGAGGTGGCCCGTGACACCCGCAATCACTACGCCATCATCGAATCCGAATATGCCCGCACCATGGCCATGGTGCATGAGACGGACATCGACACCTACGTGCGCGAATAA
- a CDS encoding ABC transporter substrate-binding protein, translating to MKRILALMAALSLCAAPALAEKPIKIGAFFDLSGPAAFIGTPTKLVAEMAVEKINAEGGINGRPLELVLGDTEGDPAKATNIAKKFIHKDRVAAIIGPTRTGTGMAVKPIVEKEGIPTFMTVGGDPVIMGGEKFGSFDYVFKSPQRSSTAVKRLYMYLQEQGLTRIALLVASDSFGKDGQGWLEQLAAEFGLEIVAQESFGPNDTDMTAQLTKLKNAQPQALICWTIGPAGAIVAKNRVQLGIDIPLFQCHGLPDPKYIELAGAAAEGDRMPATKLMVVEELPDSDPQKPVIREFVRLYQEKGYDRQFPINTHSGYAWDAILIVAEALKKAGTEPKALRQAIEETKGFVGTSGVFNLTPEDHNGLDVDSMVIVQVKNGQFILAK from the coding sequence ATGAAGCGAATTCTTGCCCTGATGGCCGCTCTGAGCCTGTGCGCCGCGCCCGCCCTGGCGGAGAAACCCATCAAGATTGGTGCGTTTTTCGATCTCTCGGGTCCGGCGGCCTTCATCGGCACGCCCACCAAGCTGGTGGCGGAGATGGCGGTGGAGAAGATCAACGCCGAGGGCGGCATCAACGGCCGGCCCCTGGAACTGGTCCTCGGCGATACCGAGGGTGATCCGGCCAAGGCGACCAACATCGCGAAGAAGTTCATTCATAAGGACCGGGTCGCGGCGATCATCGGCCCGACACGCACCGGCACGGGCATGGCCGTCAAGCCCATCGTCGAGAAGGAAGGCATCCCCACCTTCATGACCGTCGGCGGCGACCCGGTGATCATGGGCGGCGAGAAATTCGGCAGCTTCGATTACGTGTTCAAGTCGCCGCAACGCTCATCCACCGCCGTCAAGCGCCTCTACATGTACCTTCAGGAGCAGGGCCTGACCCGCATCGCCTTGCTGGTCGCCTCGGACAGCTTCGGCAAGGACGGTCAGGGCTGGCTGGAGCAGCTCGCCGCCGAGTTCGGCCTGGAAATCGTTGCCCAGGAATCCTTCGGCCCCAACGACACCGACATGACCGCGCAGCTCACCAAGCTCAAGAATGCCCAACCCCAGGCCCTCATCTGCTGGACCATCGGACCCGCCGGGGCCATCGTCGCCAAGAACCGCGTGCAGTTGGGCATCGACATCCCCCTCTTCCAGTGCCACGGCCTGCCCGACCCCAAGTACATCGAGCTGGCCGGCGCCGCCGCCGAGGGCGATCGCATGCCCGCCACCAAGCTCATGGTGGTCGAGGAACTGCCCGACAGCGATCCGCAGAAGCCGGTGATCCGCGAATTCGTCCGGCTCTACCAGGAGAAGGGCTACGACCGCCAGTTCCCCATCAACACCCACTCGGGCTATGCCTGGGATGCCATCCTCATCGTTGCCGAGGCGCTGAAGAAAGCCGGCACCGAGCCCAAGGCCCTGCGCCAAGCCATCGAGGAGACCAAGGGCTTCGTCGGCACCTCGGGCGTATTCAACCTCACCCCCGAGGATCACAACGGCCTGGATGTGGATTCCATGGTCATCGTGCAGGTCAAGAACGGACAATTCATCCTGGCCAAGTAA
- a CDS encoding PIN domain-containing protein, with protein sequence MLSFFDTNILVYLFDQDAPAKQQRARQLFADEVEAGRFVASTQVLQEFYVTVTRKLAEPLTAESAEEAVATLADLNITPVDPPLIIAAIQRCRRMKISFWDALIIESAIAAGARLLLSEDLQHGRSIDGLTIENPFASLP encoded by the coding sequence ATGCTGAGCTTTTTCGACACCAATATTTTGGTCTATCTGTTTGACCAGGACGCTCCCGCCAAGCAGCAGCGCGCCCGCCAGCTATTCGCCGACGAGGTCGAAGCCGGCCGCTTTGTCGCCAGCACCCAAGTGTTGCAGGAGTTCTATGTCACGGTGACCCGCAAGCTTGCCGAGCCCCTGACCGCGGAAAGCGCGGAAGAAGCCGTCGCCACGTTGGCCGATCTCAACATCACCCCGGTCGACCCGCCCCTGATCATTGCGGCGATTCAGCGTTGCCGCCGCATGAAAATTTCCTTTTGGGATGCCCTGATCATCGAATCTGCCATCGCGGCTGGGGCTCGCCTGCTTTTGAGCGAGGACCTGCAGCATGGCCGTTCTATCGATGGATTGACGATTGAGAATCCCTTTGCATCGTTGCCTTGA
- a CDS encoding ATP-binding cassette domain-containing protein, giving the protein MLKIEHLTAHYGAAQALFGIDLAVRQGETLALVGANGAGKSTLLKCLMGLIKPSGGRILLDGEDVTALGAAGMVRRGVALSPEGREVFPHLSVRENLELGALSLKLPKQESAARMEEIFDRFARLRERATQSAGTLSGGEQQMLAMGRALMARPRLLLLDEPSLGLAPLITDEIFAIIHQLARAGTTILLVEQNAARALSASHQAYLLANGRIVEQGESRLLLKDPKLRAAFLGAASEANPGHSRLGAAGLTNIRLEKPDMSRLDFMPAFASAEDLAAHQLQGLQWTLRHVWEGSSFYRRRLEEAGLTPQSIQGLADLQRLPFTTADDLREGYPFPLRAVPFEQIVRIHASSGTTGKRKVLCYTQKDIDDWTHFFARCYQMAGVTSLDRVQIAVGYGVWTAGMGFQLGCEKIGALAVPVGPGNIDMQIQFLLDFQSTVFCSTASMALLMAEEIHRRGIADKIAVKRIIYGSERSSRSMRKKISELFGGAELFDITGLTELYGPGTGIECADHDCIHYWGDYYILEIIDPDTLKPLPDGEWGEMVVTSLCKEGAPLIRYRTRDITRIIPGPCTCGSLLPRHSRIKGRSDDTIKFRGVNIYPSSIDTILSAVPGLGSEYQIHLTREEGSGRDHMRLVIERAEGVDKKRAPELIHEVAHQIKKQLLVTAELELVDYGSLPRSERKSQRVFDTRIQDEIV; this is encoded by the coding sequence ATGCTGAAAATCGAACATCTCACCGCCCACTACGGCGCCGCCCAGGCCCTGTTCGGCATCGATCTCGCGGTCAGGCAGGGCGAGACCCTCGCCCTGGTCGGCGCCAACGGCGCGGGCAAAAGCACCCTGCTCAAATGCCTCATGGGTCTGATCAAGCCCTCCGGCGGACGGATTCTGCTCGACGGCGAGGACGTCACCGCCCTGGGCGCGGCGGGCATGGTGCGGCGCGGCGTCGCTTTGTCCCCCGAGGGTCGCGAGGTGTTTCCCCATCTGTCGGTGCGCGAGAATCTCGAGCTCGGCGCCCTGTCCCTCAAGTTGCCGAAACAAGAGAGCGCCGCGCGCATGGAGGAAATCTTCGATCGCTTTGCCCGCCTGCGCGAGCGCGCCACCCAATCGGCCGGCACCCTCTCGGGCGGCGAACAACAGATGCTCGCCATGGGCCGCGCCCTCATGGCCCGACCGCGCCTGCTGCTCCTCGACGAGCCGAGCCTGGGGCTGGCGCCGCTGATCACGGATGAGATTTTCGCCATCATCCACCAGCTGGCGCGCGCCGGCACCACCATCCTGCTCGTCGAACAGAACGCCGCGCGCGCCCTGTCGGCCTCGCACCAAGCCTACCTGCTGGCCAACGGGCGCATCGTCGAGCAGGGCGAAAGCCGCTTGCTGCTCAAGGACCCCAAATTGCGCGCCGCCTTTCTCGGCGCCGCCTCCGAGGCCAATCCGGGCCACAGCCGCCTGGGCGCGGCGGGCCTGACCAATATCCGTCTGGAGAAACCCGACATGAGCCGCCTTGATTTCATGCCCGCCTTCGCCTCCGCGGAGGATCTCGCCGCCCACCAGCTCCAAGGCCTGCAATGGACCCTCCGCCATGTCTGGGAGGGTTCGAGCTTCTACCGGCGCCGCCTGGAAGAAGCCGGCCTGACCCCGCAAAGCATCCAGGGTCTCGCCGACCTGCAACGCCTGCCCTTCACCACCGCCGACGACCTGCGCGAGGGCTATCCCTTCCCCCTGCGCGCCGTGCCCTTCGAGCAGATCGTGCGCATCCACGCCAGCTCCGGCACCACCGGCAAGCGCAAGGTGCTGTGCTACACGCAGAAGGACATCGACGACTGGACGCATTTCTTCGCGCGCTGCTACCAGATGGCCGGCGTCACCTCGTTGGATCGCGTGCAGATCGCCGTGGGCTACGGGGTGTGGACGGCGGGCATGGGCTTTCAGCTCGGCTGCGAGAAGATCGGCGCCCTGGCGGTGCCGGTGGGTCCGGGCAACATCGACATGCAGATCCAGTTTCTCCTCGACTTCCAATCCACGGTGTTCTGCTCCACCGCCTCCATGGCCCTGCTCATGGCCGAGGAAATCCACCGGCGCGGCATCGCCGACAAGATCGCGGTGAAACGCATCATCTACGGCTCGGAGCGCTCCAGCCGCTCCATGCGCAAGAAGATTTCCGAACTCTTCGGCGGCGCCGAACTCTTCGACATCACCGGTCTCACCGAACTCTACGGCCCGGGCACCGGCATCGAGTGCGCCGATCATGACTGCATCCACTACTGGGGCGACTACTACATCCTCGAAATCATCGATCCCGACACCCTCAAGCCCCTGCCCGACGGCGAATGGGGCGAGATGGTCGTCACCAGCCTGTGCAAGGAGGGAGCGCCGCTCATCCGCTACCGCACCCGCGACATCACGCGCATCATTCCCGGCCCCTGCACCTGCGGCTCGCTTTTGCCGCGCCATTCGCGCATCAAGGGCCGCTCCGACGACACCATCAAGTTTCGCGGCGTCAACATCTACCCCTCGAGCATCGACACCATCCTCTCCGCCGTGCCGGGGCTGGGCTCCGAATACCAGATCCATCTCACCCGCGAAGAGGGCTCGGGCCGCGACCACATGCGCCTGGTCATCGAGCGCGCCGAGGGAGTCGACAAAAAACGCGCGCCGGAACTGATCCACGAGGTCGCCCACCAGATCAAAAAGCAGCTGCTGGTCACCGCCGAACTCGAACTGGTCGATTACGGCAGCCTGCCGCGCTCGGAACGCAAGAGTCAGCGCGTGTTCGATACGCGCATCCAGGATGAGATCGTCTGA
- a CDS encoding ABC transporter ATP-binding protein — MLTLEGLSKNFGGLPALSEVSFSLRGGDITALIGPNGAGKSTLINCITGVLAPSAGRVVFLGKDLTGLPAHEVTRRGIARTFQNLRIFPRLSVLDNVLCGLTLEAGRSFFSAMLRLPHLRHRERRLRLRALDALDRFSLADKAAWPAGILAYGDRKRLEMARAFVGEPQLVLLDEPVAGLNAEETAAVGREIMRLKADGYTLLLVEHDMALVMRIADQVVVLDSGRCIARGTPAEVQRNPLVLEAYLGRMEPTS, encoded by the coding sequence ATGCTGACGCTTGAAGGTTTGAGCAAAAATTTCGGCGGCCTGCCCGCCCTGAGCGAGGTGTCCTTCAGCCTGCGCGGCGGCGACATCACCGCCCTCATCGGCCCCAACGGCGCGGGCAAGAGCACCCTGATCAACTGCATCACCGGGGTGCTTGCGCCGAGCGCGGGCCGGGTGGTCTTTCTCGGGAAGGATCTGACCGGCCTGCCCGCCCATGAGGTGACGCGGCGCGGCATCGCCCGCACCTTTCAGAATCTGCGCATCTTCCCGCGCCTCTCGGTCCTCGACAACGTGCTGTGCGGGCTCACTCTCGAAGCGGGCCGCTCGTTTTTCTCGGCCATGCTGCGCCTGCCGCATCTGCGCCATCGCGAACGCCGCCTGCGCCTGCGCGCCCTGGACGCCCTGGATCGCTTTTCCTTGGCCGACAAGGCGGCCTGGCCCGCCGGCATCCTCGCCTATGGCGACCGCAAGCGCCTGGAGATGGCACGCGCCTTTGTCGGCGAGCCGCAGTTGGTGCTGCTCGATGAGCCGGTGGCCGGGCTCAACGCCGAGGAAACCGCCGCCGTCGGGCGAGAGATCATGCGATTGAAAGCCGATGGCTACACCCTGCTGCTGGTGGAACACGACATGGCCCTGGTGATGCGCATCGCCGATCAGGTGGTGGTGCTCGACAGCGGCCGCTGCATCGCGCGCGGCACCCCCGCCGAGGTGCAGCGCAACCCCTTGGTTCTCGAAGCCTATCTGGGCAGGATGGAACCGACGTCTTGA
- a CDS encoding branched-chain amino acid ABC transporter permease, producing MTAKDKILYFLDLHRTGLTVTVFAAFVLLFPVFDENPYTLGLTNLIAIYALVVLGLNLFIGYAGQISLGHAAFFGLGAYGSAIATTTHGLPPWPAMVLVAALTALVALVVGLPALRLHGHYLAMATLGGNIVVYTVLVQWHRVTGGHSGFSGIPPLTLGDFAFDDEVRFHYLVWSFTLLALLASLNLVRSGVGRGLSALAADETAAACLGVDVRRAKVKVFVLSAVLASLAGSLFAHCYGFVSPDSFGIFRSVDFVIMVVLGGLGSIWGSLFGAALVTLLPEWIEVFDTYKDLIHGLILVLILMFLPQGLITGLADLAKQRLALYRCRPGDQDADA from the coding sequence ATGACCGCAAAAGACAAAATCCTCTACTTCCTCGACCTGCACCGCACCGGCCTCACGGTCACGGTCTTTGCGGCCTTCGTGCTACTGTTTCCGGTCTTTGATGAGAACCCCTACACTCTGGGGTTGACCAATCTCATCGCCATTTACGCTCTGGTGGTGCTCGGCCTCAATCTGTTCATCGGCTATGCCGGGCAGATTTCCCTGGGCCATGCCGCTTTTTTCGGTTTGGGCGCCTACGGATCGGCCATCGCCACCACCACCCATGGCCTGCCGCCCTGGCCGGCCATGGTGCTGGTTGCCGCCCTGACGGCGCTGGTCGCCCTGGTGGTGGGGCTGCCCGCCTTGCGCCTGCACGGGCATTACCTGGCCATGGCCACTTTGGGCGGCAACATCGTCGTGTACACCGTGCTCGTGCAATGGCATCGAGTCACCGGGGGCCACAGCGGATTTTCCGGCATCCCGCCCCTGACCCTGGGGGATTTTGCCTTTGACGACGAGGTGCGTTTCCACTATCTGGTGTGGAGTTTCACCCTGCTTGCACTGCTCGCCAGCCTCAACCTGGTACGCAGCGGCGTGGGGCGGGGCCTCTCGGCCCTGGCCGCCGACGAGACGGCGGCCGCCTGCCTGGGCGTCGACGTGCGCCGCGCCAAGGTCAAGGTGTTCGTGCTCTCGGCGGTGCTGGCGTCTCTGGCGGGCAGTCTCTTCGCCCACTGCTACGGCTTCGTCAGTCCCGATTCCTTCGGCATTTTTCGCTCCGTCGATTTCGTCATCATGGTGGTGCTCGGCGGCTTGGGCTCCATCTGGGGCAGCTTGTTCGGCGCGGCGCTGGTCACGCTGCTGCCCGAATGGATCGAGGTCTTCGATACCTACAAGGATCTCATCCACGGCCTGATCCTGGTGCTGATCCTCATGTTTCTGCCCCAGGGTCTGATCACCGGCCTGGCCGATCTGGCCAAACAGCGCCTGGCCCTTTACCGGTGCCGTCCGGGAGACCAAGATGCTGACGCTTGA
- a CDS encoding 2-oxoacid:acceptor oxidoreductase family protein, with amino-acid sequence MKQQIIVSGIGGQGVLFLTRVIAQAAVDRGLAVLTAETHGMAQRGGTVLSTIKVGDFHSPLIRSGQADVGLLLWEANLPVHQGLLKPEGRLLVNADKPGAGERIGATGLAREMGNAVLSNLILLGLALHEQALFCNAADCEQAIRTLAPEKFVAQNLAALHRGLE; translated from the coding sequence ATGAAGCAGCAGATCATCGTCAGCGGCATCGGCGGCCAGGGCGTTCTGTTTCTCACCCGGGTCATCGCTCAGGCGGCCGTCGATCGCGGCCTTGCCGTGCTTACCGCCGAAACCCACGGCATGGCGCAGCGCGGCGGAACGGTGCTCTCCACCATCAAGGTCGGCGATTTTCACAGCCCGCTGATCCGCAGCGGCCAGGCCGACGTGGGGCTGCTGCTGTGGGAAGCCAACCTGCCGGTGCATCAAGGGCTGCTCAAACCCGAGGGTCGGCTGCTGGTCAACGCCGATAAGCCCGGCGCCGGAGAGCGCATCGGTGCCACCGGCCTGGCGCGCGAGATGGGCAACGCGGTGCTCTCCAACCTTATTCTCCTCGGCCTGGCGCTGCACGAACAGGCCCTGTTCTGCAACGCGGCCGACTGTGAACAGGCGATCCGCACCCTGGCGCCCGAGAAATTCGTCGCGCAGAATCTCGCGGCGTTGCACCGGGGGCTGGAGTAG
- a CDS encoding thiamine pyrophosphate-dependent enzyme has product MSDSRNIQLLMGNEAMGRGLIEAGCQIAAAYPGTPSTEILQAVIDRRAEAVEPLHVEWSVNEKIAFEVALAASYTGKRAAAVMKQVGLNVAADPFMRTAYLGVKGGLLAIVADDPGPHSSQNEQDTRLFCLQARVPVLDPASPAEAKAMIPEAFALSEKYELAVVLRPTTRICHARQNVELCDPVRLERRADFQKDPTRWAATPAFLPALHRKLNHKLEQIAREPAWQPRLACGDGSRPRTALIASGIVHGHLVDLLGELGLARAVDLFQVLMPYPLNPDFIATLHRDYDRVLVLEETYPVIELQLAHPGAVGKQSGAVPREGELTPDILHQVLAGFLDLPQPAEVPAERRGQRPSLCPGCPHRVSFSVIKKTFPRGIFPSDIGCYTLGMNLGAVHTVHCMGACISQGAGFYQAYAQDGDFPTVVVTIGDSTFFHAGIPALINAVIQKARLILVILDNATTAMTGGQPVPHLGRAADGGATQAVAIEPLVRACGVEFLKVCDPYDQPRFAELLRQADAHMRAPEGGVAVIVSRHGCLMEPSVRRGQESFLVSVNEACIGCRKCVDQFECPALLMDAETGKARIDQDRCVGCGTCIPVCPVDAIVKEKRP; this is encoded by the coding sequence ATGTCTGATTCTCGAAACATCCAACTGCTGATGGGCAACGAGGCCATGGGCCGCGGGCTCATCGAAGCCGGCTGCCAGATCGCGGCGGCCTATCCCGGCACGCCCTCCACGGAAATCCTGCAGGCGGTCATCGACCGGCGCGCCGAGGCCGTGGAGCCCCTGCACGTCGAATGGTCGGTGAACGAAAAGATCGCCTTCGAGGTGGCCCTGGCCGCGAGCTACACCGGCAAGCGCGCCGCCGCGGTCATGAAGCAGGTCGGGCTCAACGTCGCCGCCGATCCCTTCATGCGCACCGCCTATCTCGGCGTCAAGGGAGGGCTGCTCGCCATCGTCGCCGATGATCCGGGGCCGCACAGCTCGCAGAATGAGCAGGATACGCGGCTGTTCTGCCTGCAGGCGCGGGTGCCGGTGCTCGATCCGGCCAGCCCCGCCGAGGCCAAGGCGATGATCCCCGAGGCCTTCGCCCTTTCGGAAAAATACGAACTCGCCGTGGTGCTGCGCCCCACCACGCGCATCTGCCATGCGCGCCAGAACGTCGAACTGTGCGATCCCGTGCGTCTCGAACGCCGCGCCGACTTCCAGAAAGATCCGACCCGCTGGGCGGCCACCCCAGCCTTTCTGCCGGCCCTGCACCGCAAACTCAATCACAAGCTCGAACAAATCGCCCGCGAGCCGGCCTGGCAACCGCGCCTGGCCTGCGGCGACGGCAGCCGCCCGCGCACGGCCCTAATCGCCTCGGGCATCGTCCACGGTCATCTCGTCGATCTGCTCGGCGAACTCGGTTTGGCTAGGGCCGTCGACCTGTTCCAGGTGCTCATGCCCTATCCCTTGAATCCTGATTTCATCGCCACCCTGCATCGCGATTACGACCGCGTCCTGGTGCTGGAGGAAACCTATCCGGTCATCGAACTGCAACTGGCCCACCCGGGCGCCGTCGGCAAGCAAAGCGGCGCGGTGCCCCGCGAAGGGGAACTGACTCCCGACATCCTCCATCAGGTGCTGGCCGGCTTTCTTGATCTGCCGCAGCCCGCCGAAGTTCCGGCGGAGCGCCGCGGTCAGCGGCCGTCCCTGTGTCCGGGCTGCCCGCATCGCGTGTCGTTCTCCGTCATCAAGAAAACCTTTCCCCGGGGAATTTTCCCCTCGGACATCGGCTGCTACACTCTGGGCATGAATCTCGGCGCGGTGCACACGGTGCATTGCATGGGCGCCTGCATCAGCCAGGGCGCGGGCTTCTACCAGGCCTACGCCCAGGACGGCGATTTTCCCACGGTGGTGGTGACCATCGGCGATTCGACCTTTTTCCATGCGGGCATCCCGGCGCTGATCAACGCCGTCATTCAGAAGGCACGCCTCATCCTGGTGATTCTCGACAACGCCACCACCGCCATGACCGGCGGCCAGCCCGTGCCCCATCTGGGCCGGGCCGCCGACGGCGGCGCCACTCAGGCGGTGGCCATCGAACCCCTGGTGCGGGCGTGCGGCGTCGAATTTCTCAAAGTCTGCGATCCCTATGATCAGCCGCGCTTTGCCGAGTTGCTGCGCCAGGCCGATGCCCACATGCGCGCCCCCGAAGGCGGAGTGGCGGTGATCGTCTCGCGCCACGGCTGCCTCATGGAGCCCAGCGTGCGGCGCGGCCAGGAGAGTTTTCTCGTCAGCGTCAACGAAGCCTGCATCGGCTGCCGCAAGTGCGTCGATCAGTTTGAATGCCCGGCCCTGCTGATGGACGCGGAGACGGGCAAGGCGCGCATCGATCAGGATCGCTGCGTCGGCTGCGGAACCTGCATTCCCGTGTGTCCCGTGGACGCCATCGTCAAGGAGAAACGCCCATGA
- a CDS encoding branched-chain amino acid ABC transporter permease, which translates to MSSFPDFLQFVFAGLTSGAIYALIALGFCVVHNTMGIVNFAQVDFVSLGGMLMFSALFGAGLAILLALPAAVLGVTLAALLVERLGLRPARSDNPLILIFLTIGLSIILRGLMSLIWGKNRMAVPPLTGEAPLILMGAAITPQALWIFALTLTAILLLVLFFHKTSLGLAMRAVASNPTAAAVVGLSTGRVRAASYALAGALGGLAGVLVTPITTLSYDVGVLLGLKGFAAAILGGFGSFPGAIVGGLCLGLLESFSAGYLSSAYKDVTAFVVLLLVLFVRPKGLMGK; encoded by the coding sequence TTGTCTTCCTTCCCCGATTTTCTGCAATTCGTGTTCGCCGGCCTGACCAGCGGCGCCATCTATGCGCTGATCGCCCTGGGCTTCTGCGTGGTGCACAACACCATGGGCATCGTCAACTTCGCCCAGGTGGATTTTGTCTCCCTGGGCGGCATGCTCATGTTCTCCGCCCTGTTCGGCGCGGGCCTGGCCATCCTCCTGGCCCTTCCCGCCGCGGTCCTCGGCGTGACCCTGGCGGCCCTGCTGGTCGAGCGTCTCGGTCTGCGCCCGGCGCGCTCGGACAATCCCCTGATCCTGATCTTCCTGACCATCGGCCTGTCCATTATCCTGCGCGGCCTCATGAGCCTTATCTGGGGCAAGAACCGCATGGCGGTGCCGCCGCTGACCGGCGAAGCACCGCTGATCCTAATGGGCGCGGCCATCACCCCGCAGGCTCTGTGGATTTTCGCCCTGACCCTGACGGCCATCCTGCTGCTGGTGCTGTTTTTTCACAAAACGTCCCTGGGCCTGGCCATGCGCGCGGTGGCCTCCAATCCCACGGCGGCGGCGGTGGTGGGGCTTTCCACCGGACGGGTCCGGGCGGCAAGCTACGCTTTGGCCGGAGCCCTGGGCGGCCTGGCCGGAGTGCTGGTGACGCCCATCACCACCCTGAGCTACGATGTCGGCGTGCTGCTCGGCCTCAAGGGCTTTGCCGCGGCGATCCTCGGCGGCTTCGGCTCCTTTCCCGGCGCCATCGTCGGCGGGCTGTGCCTGGGCCTGCTCGAATCCTTTTCCGCCGGCTATCTCTCCAGCGCCTACAAGGACGTGACGGCGTTCGTCGTGCTGCTGCTGGTGCTGTTCGTGCGCCCCAAGGGCCTGATGGGCAAGTAA